The sequence CGATTGGTTCGTCCAGAACGTAGAGGCGGGCTTCACGGCTCATAACCAGGATGAGTTGGACCTTTTCCTTGTTCCCTTTTGATAGTTTCTTGAGGCGACTGTTTTCATCAATACCGAGATCGGCTAAAAGGTGTTGGGCTTTTTCGAGATTGAAATCCTGATAGAAGGTTTTAAAATAGGTTAGAGCATCCTTAACCTTCATCTCTTCATTGAGGTAGGTTGTGTCTGGCAGATAGGAAACGATCGCCTTGGTAGCAGGACTTGGATCCTGTCCATTAATGAGAACACGTCCTTTATTTGGTTGAAGGAGGCCATTGATCAGTTTGATTAGGGTTGTTTTCCCGGATCCGTTTGGTCCAAGGAGCCCGACAATCTTTCCGGCTGAGATCTCTAGTGAGATATTGTCAAGTGCCGCAGTTGCTCCATATGATTTTGTTACATTTTCAAGTGCTAGTAGTGTCATAGTCTTAAACTCCTTTAATATAGTCGCTTAATACATTTGGCAGTTCTTCTTTTTTGTAGCCAAATTGGAGCATGCAAGAGACGAATTGTTGCAGTTGCTCCTCGGAAAGTTGTTTGCGGGACTGAAGGATGAGGTCCAAATCCTCGGTGACAAATCGACCAGTTGTCCGCTTGCTATATACAAATCCTTCACGTTCGAGGTCAGACAAGGCGCGCTGAATGGTATTGGGATTGACCCCAGCCTCGCTCGCCAAATCTCTCACGGTAGGGAGCTGTTGATTGGGTTCCAGTTCATGGGAAACAATCTGTAATTTGATTTTTTCCATAATCTGTAAATAAATCGGTTTTGTATTATCAAATGACCAGGACATCATAGTCTCCTTTCTTTTCCTTTATTGTTCTAATCAAATAATACAATAAAACAAAAAACTTGTCAAGTAAAAATAAGAATTGTTTTGGGAATTGCTCAAAAAATGGTATAATGAAAAGAAAACGACAAGGAGGGAAGTGCATGCGTTGTCCAAAATGTGGGGCTACCAAGTCTAGTGTTGTTGATAGTCGACAAGCCGAAGAAGGAAATACCATCCGCCGAAGACGTGAGTGCGACGAGTGTCAGCATCGTTTTACAACCTATGAACGAGTAGAAGAAAGAACGCTGGTTGTCGTCAAAAAAGACGGTACGCGAGAGCAGTTTTCAAGAGATAAAATCTTTAATGGGATTATCCGCTCAGCCCAGAAACGTCCTGTGTCAAGTGATGAAATCAACATGGTGGTCAATCGCATCGAGCAAAAACTCCGTAGTCGCAGTGAGAATGAGATCCAAAGTGAATATATTGGGTCCTTAGTCATGGAAGAATTGGCAGAGCTTGATGAGATCACCTATGTTCGTTTTGCCAGTGTTTACCGTAGCTTTAAGGATGTGAGTGAGTTGGAGAGTCTGCTTCAGCAGATCACCCAGTCCTCTAAGAAGAAAAAGGAAAAATAGATGAAACCAAATGACCGTTTTTCTTTTCTAAAGAATAATCGGGTGTCGCAAGATACCTCTTCTCTGGTGCAGTGCTACCTCCCGATTATCGGTCAGGAGGCACTGAGCCTCTATCTATATACCATTACCTTTTGGGATGGTGGGCAAAAGGAACACCTCTTTTCCCATATCCTCAACCACTTAAACTTTGGCATGCCGACCTTGCTCCAATCCTTCAAAGTCTTATCTGCCTTCGATCTGTTGACCCTTTATCAGAAGGAGAATGTCTATGAATTACAGCTTCATTCTCCCCTTTCCAGTCAAGAATTTCTAAGTCATTCTGTCTATAGCAGATTATTAGAGAAAAAGATTGGGGATACAGCTGTTTCTGCTATGAAGCAGACTCCAAGTGAGGGAGAAGCACTCTCTGTTTCTTTGAGCCAAGTCTTTCCAACCCTGACTGAAGAAGTGACACCAAGCGAGTCTAAAAGCAAGTTAAAAAATGATTTTGACTTGGAACATTTCCAGCGTCTGATGGCTCGAGATGGCTTGCGTTTTGAAGACGAGCAGGCGGATGTTTTGGAATTGTTCGCCATTGCAGATGAAAAAAAATGGACCTGGTTTGAAACCTATCAATTAGCTAAGGCGACAGCTGTAGCTCAGGTTATTTCTGTCAAACGCATGCGTGAAAAGATAGCACAAAAACCAGCTACTTCTGACTTTAGCCCCAAAGAAATGACCATTATCAGGGAAGCCAAAAATAAAACTCCCCTGCACTTTTTAGCCGAAATCAAGCAAACGCGTAAGGGGAACATCACCCAAAGTGAAAGAGAACTCCTTCACCAGATGGCGTCTTTAGGCTTGTTGGATGAAGTCATCAATATCGTCTTGCTTCTAACCTTTAACAAGGTTGATTCGGCCAATGTCAATGAGAAATATGCCATGAAGGTCGCCAATGACTATGCTTATCAAAAAATTCGGACAGCAGAAGAAGCTGTGCTTCGGATTCGAGAGCGTCAGCAAAAAGGCCAAGAAGACAAAAAATTGAAAACTAGCTCGACTAAGACAAATGTTCCCAAGTGGAGCAATCCAGAATATAAAAATCAAACCAGCGAGGAAACTCGTCTGGAACTAGAACGTAAAAAACAAGAAATGTTAGCCCGATTAGAAGAAGGAGGAGACTAGATGGAAAGTGTGGGTGACGTTATCAAACGTCAGACAAGTCGTTTTCAGTATCAGGACTTAGTCCAGCAGATTATGAAAGACCCAGATGTGGCGGCTTTTATCCAGAAAGAATCCCTCAGTCCAGAGGAGTTGAATCGTAGCATCTCCAAGTTCAACCAATATATCACAGAACGTGACAAGTTTCTTCGTGGGGATGCGGACTATATAGCGCGTGGCTACAAGCCTATCTTGGTTATGAATCACGGTTATGCGGATGTGTCTTATGAAGAAACACCAGAACTAATCGCGGCAGAAAAAGAGGCTGCAATTAAGAATCGTCTCAAATTGATCAATCTACCAGCCAGTCTCAAGAAAGCGAAGTTGGCTCAGATTGACCTGGATGATCTAGGACGATTACCGATTTTTGAGAGACTCTATGCCTTTGTTGACCTTTACCCTAGTATCCGAAAAGGTCTCTATCTTTACGGAGATTTTGGTGTCGGTAAGAGTTTCATGATGGCGGCCTTAGCTCATGACCTATCTGAAAAACGTGGAGCATCAACGACGATTCTCCACTATCCAAGCTTTGTCATTGATGTGAAAAATGCCATCGGTGAAGGATCAGTGAAGACCTTGGTGGATGAGATCAAATTAGCAGAAGTATTGGTCTTGGATGATATTGGTGCAGAGCAGTCGACACCTTGGGTGCGTGATGAGATTCTTCAAGTC comes from Streptococcus oralis and encodes:
- a CDS encoding ABC transporter ATP-binding protein — protein: MTLLALENVTKSYGATAALDNISLEISAGKIVGLLGPNGSGKTTLIKLINGLLQPNKGRVLINGQDPSPATKAIVSYLPDTTYLNEEMKVKDALTYFKTFYQDFNLEKAQHLLADLGIDENSRLKKLSKGNKEKVQLILVMSREARLYVLDEPIGGVDPAARDYILNTIINNYSPTSTVLISTHLISDIEPILDEIIFLKDGKVVRQGNVDDIRYESGESIDQLFRQEFKA
- a CDS encoding GntR family transcriptional regulator, producing MSWSFDNTKPIYLQIMEKIKLQIVSHELEPNQQLPTVRDLASEAGVNPNTIQRALSDLEREGFVYSKRTTGRFVTEDLDLILQSRKQLSEEQLQQFVSCMLQFGYKKEELPNVLSDYIKGV
- the nrdR gene encoding transcriptional regulator NrdR — protein: MRCPKCGATKSSVVDSRQAEEGNTIRRRRECDECQHRFTTYERVEERTLVVVKKDGTREQFSRDKIFNGIIRSAQKRPVSSDEINMVVNRIEQKLRSRSENEIQSEYIGSLVMEELAELDEITYVRFASVYRSFKDVSELESLLQQITQSSKKKKEK
- a CDS encoding DnaD domain protein, whose product is MKPNDRFSFLKNNRVSQDTSSLVQCYLPIIGQEALSLYLYTITFWDGGQKEHLFSHILNHLNFGMPTLLQSFKVLSAFDLLTLYQKENVYELQLHSPLSSQEFLSHSVYSRLLEKKIGDTAVSAMKQTPSEGEALSVSLSQVFPTLTEEVTPSESKSKLKNDFDLEHFQRLMARDGLRFEDEQADVLELFAIADEKKWTWFETYQLAKATAVAQVISVKRMREKIAQKPATSDFSPKEMTIIREAKNKTPLHFLAEIKQTRKGNITQSERELLHQMASLGLLDEVINIVLLLTFNKVDSANVNEKYAMKVANDYAYQKIRTAEEAVLRIRERQQKGQEDKKLKTSSTKTNVPKWSNPEYKNQTSEETRLELERKKQEMLARLEEGGD
- the dnaI gene encoding primosomal protein DnaI, which encodes MESVGDVIKRQTSRFQYQDLVQQIMKDPDVAAFIQKESLSPEELNRSISKFNQYITERDKFLRGDADYIARGYKPILVMNHGYADVSYEETPELIAAEKEAAIKNRLKLINLPASLKKAKLAQIDLDDLGRLPIFERLYAFVDLYPSIRKGLYLYGDFGVGKSFMMAALAHDLSEKRGASTTILHYPSFVIDVKNAIGEGSVKTLVDEIKLAEVLVLDDIGAEQSTPWVRDEILQVILQYRMQEDLPTFFTSNFNFQDLEKHFAKGKNGNDETWEARRVMERIRYLAEETRLEGENRR